In Rana temporaria chromosome 3, aRanTem1.1, whole genome shotgun sequence, a single window of DNA contains:
- the LOC120931415 gene encoding beta-1,3-galactosyl-O-glycosyl-glycoprotein beta-1,6-N-acetylglucosaminyltransferase 3-like: protein MSPCDFRRLRCFSLQKLPIFILLALSSGFLIKYTFYNPCTLKDIQTDRESVKSQICRDELYELVSLKLQEHTELNCSKIVKGDSGAIQKALDVNTALKKKNVYLSEQMYLNLTTDCQKFKQLRKYITIPMSKEEEDFPIAYSMVIHENIEMFERLLRAIYFPQNIYCIHVDEKSPAKFKEAVRAITSCFDNVFVASKLEKVVYASWSRVQADLNCMEELLKSSIQWKYLLNTCGSDFPLKTNAEIVRVLTTLNGRNTMESEKPSQYKQTRWKFHYEVGDQISKTETIKVPPPITSPMFTGNAYFVVSRDFVKYIFEEPEVQKFIDWAKDTYSPDEHLWATLNRMPVVPGSTPFNGKYEQSDMNAMARMVRWSYDEGDITKGAAYPLCTGTHRRAVCVNGVGDLSWLIKQHHLIANKFDPKLDDTAIHCLEEYLRYKTVYQKNL, encoded by the coding sequence ATGTCACCGTGTGACTTCAGGAGGCTTCGGTGCTTTTCTCTTCAGAAGCTTCCAATCTTCATTCTACTAGCTTTGTCATCTGGCTTTCTCATTAAATACACATTCTACAATCCATGCACCTTGAAAGACATTCAGactgacagagagagtgtcaaGAGTCAGATCTGTAGGGATGAACTCTATGAACTTGTAAGTCTAAAACTACAGGAACACACTGAGCTAAATTGTTCCAAGATTGTTAAGGGAGACTCTGGAGCTATACAAAAGGCATTAGACGTTAATACTGCTTTGAAAAAGAAGAATGTATATTTGTCTGAACAAATGTATTTAAACCTGACTACAGATTGCCAAAAATTCAAACAATTAAGAAAATATATTACTATTCCTATGAGCAAGGAAGAAGAGGATTTTCCCATTGCATATTCAATGGTCATTCATGAGAACATTGAGATGTTTGAGAGGCTATTGAGAGCAATTTATTTTCCTCAGAACATCTATTGTATCCATGTGGATGAAAAGTCTCCAGCAAAGTTCAAGGAGGCAGTGAGAGCTATCACCTCATGCTTTGATAATGTTTTTGTGGCATCTAAACTGGAGAAAGTGGTCTATGCTTCTTGGTCAAGAGTCCAGGCTGATCTCAACTGCATGGAGGAGCTACTTAAAAGTAGCATTCAATGGAAATACCTTCTAAACACTTGTGGCTCAGACTTCCCACTTAAAACAAATGCTGAAATTGTGCGTGTTTTGACAACattaaatggaagaaacacaatggAATCTGAAAAGCCTTCACAATACAAACAAACACGCTGGAAATTTCACTATGAAGTAGGTGATCAAATTTCTAAAACTGAGACTATAAAAGTGCCACCACCGATTACAAGCCCGATGTTCACAGGAAATGCTTACTTTGTGGTGTCCAGAGATTTTGTGAAGTATATATTTGAAGAACCAGAAGTTCAAAAGTTTATAGATTGGGCCAAAGACACTTACAGTCCAGATGAACACCTTTGGGCTACTTTGAACAGAATGCCTGTTGTTCCAGGTTCCACTCCATTCAATGGAAAGTATGAACAATCAGACATGAATGCAATGGCTCGAATGGTTAGGTGGTCATACGATGAGGGTGACATAACCAAAGGGGCTGCTTATCCTCTTTGTACTGGAACTCACAGAAGAGCAGTATGTGTCAACGGTGTTGGAGATCTCAGCTGGTTAATTAAACAACATCACCTGATTGCCAACAAATTTGACCCAAAGCTAGATGATACTGCTATACATTGCTTGGAGGAATATTTACGATATAAAACCGTATACCAAAAAAATTTATAG